The Sphaerisporangium siamense genome includes the window AGAAGACCGCGCGGATCGAGGTCACCTCGGCCGCCGGCCCGCACCGCGCCGACCGCCGCGCGACGCAGCGGCCCGCCCGCTCGCTCGGCCACAGCGGCTGGTCGGTCCGCACCCGGGACCTGGACGCCGCGCTCGCCGTCGTGCGCGACACCGGCGGGCGGGTGCTCGGCGAGCCCGTCGAGACCGACGACCCGCTGCACGGCCGGGCCGTCGCCGCCTCGGCCGACACCCCGGGCGGCATCGCGGTCACGCTCTGGCAGCCGCACGGCTGACCTCCCAGGGGATGAAAACGACATATAAGCATAAACTGCGCACCATCTTCTCCTGGAGGAAGTGACATGACCGTCCACCGTGGCGGGGCTCCCCTGTCGATCGCGGGCGGCGTTCGCGAGTTCGCCCGCGCCACCCCCCGCGCCACCGCGGTGATCGACGGCGACCGCGCGCTGACCTACGCCGCACTCCACGAACGCTCCAACCGCCTGGCCTGCGCGCTTCTCGCGCGCGGGCTCACGGCGGGCCAGCGCGTCGCGGTACTGCTCGGCAACCGGCTTGAGTACCCGGAGATCGCGGCCGGCCTCGCCAAGGCGGGCCTGGTGATGGTGCCGCTCAACCCGCGGCTCACCCCGGGCGAGGCCCGGTTCATCCTGGAGCACTCCGGCGCCCGCGCGATCGTCCTGGACGACGCGCTCGCCCCGGTCGCCGGGGACGCCACCGAGGAGATGGGCCTCACCGCCCTGTCCATCGACGGCGCCGGGACCGGCGTGCCGTACGAGGAGGCGCTGGCCGCGGCGCGGGCCGTGGACCCGGCCGCCCGGATCGACGAGCTGGACCCGTTCTGCATCACTTACACCTCCGGGACGACCGGGCGGCCCAAGGGCGTGCTGATCAGCCACCGGAGCCGGTCGCTCACCTTCTACTGCTCCGCGCTGGAGTGGGGACTCGGCACGGGCCGGGTGTCGGCGGCGGTCGCGCCCATGTACCACGGCGCCGGGTTCGCCTTCGGCTACGCGCCGGTCCACACCGGCGGCACGGTCACGATGCTGCGCAAGTGGGACCCTGAGGCGCTGCTGCGCCTGGTCGAGCGCGACCGCGTCCGCTCGGCGTTCCTGGTGCCGACGCACGCGCAGATGCTGCGCGCCCTGGAGGGCAAGGCTCTGACCGCGCACGACCTGAGCAGCCTCGACACGCTCTACTTCAACGCCGCCGCGCTGCCCTGGCCGCTCAAGCGGTGGGTCATGGAGACGTTCCCCGCGTGCGGGGTCCACGAGCTGTACGGGTCCACCGAGGCGGGCATCGTGACCGACCTGCGCCCGGCCGACCAGCACCGCAAGCCCGGCTCGGTCGGGCACGCCTGGTACATGACCGAGCTGCGGGTGCTGAACGCCGACGGGGAGCCGGCCGAGCCCGGCGAGCCGGGCGAGCTGTTCAGCCGCTCCCCGTTCCTGATGAACGGCTACCACGACGACCCGGCGGCCACCGCCGAGTGCACGACCGACGACGGCTTCCTGACCTGCGGTGACATCGTGGTCCTCGACGACGAGGGCTACGTGCACATCGTCGACAGGAAGAAGGACATGATCATCTCGGGCGGGGTGAACGTCTACCCCCGCGAGGTGGAGGACGTGCTGCACGCGCACGAGGCGGTCGCGGAGGCCGCGGTGGTCGGCGTGCCGTCCGACACCTGGGGCGAGGAGGTCATGGCCTACGTCGTGCTGCGCGGCGGCGCGTCGCCCGGCGGGGACGCCATCGACCGGCTGGAGGCGCACTGCCGCGGCGGCCTGGCGGGCTACAAGGTGCCGAAGCGCTGGGAGGTCGTCGCGGCGCTGCCCCGCAACGCCGCCGGAAAGGTGCTGAAACGCGACCTGAAACCCCTGCGGGGCGGGGCCTGACCCTTGACCCCAAAACCTCAGACAATTAGTCTCAGAGAGATAGAAACGGCGTTCCACTCAGCGGAACACGGAGTGTCAAATCTGCGGAAGGACATACAGTGCGCCCCCACGTCGAACTGATCCAGGAAGACGACTACGTATGGCACGGCGCCGAACTCGTCAACGGTGAAGGCCGGGCCAGCGAACGGCGCCTGTCCGTCGACGAGGAGGACGGATCCTCCTCGCTCCGGATCGACTTCCACACCGATTGGGGCCGCGGCCCGGGCATCCACCACGCCGACACCGAGTACTACGTCGTCGACGGGTCGATGACCTACGGCGGCCGGACGATCGGCAAGGGCGGCTACGTCTACGCGCCCAAGGGCGTGCCCACCGACGCGATCACCTTCGCCGAGGGGACCCGCATCCTGCACTACCGCGAGTACGGCGACGCGGGCTTCGACCCGGTCGACTCCCTCGCCCACCCGCGCTGGGACGGCGCCCGCGAGGACGTCATCGTCATCGACAGCGAGGCCATGCGGTGGGACGCGGTGCCGAACCCCGGCCCCATGCCCGGCCTGTTCATCAAGTACCTGCACGTCGACCCGGTCACCGGCTTCTACACCCGCCTGGTGCACTCGCAGGAGGGCTGGGCCGACCACCGGCTGGCCCACCACCCCTGCTACGAGGAGGCGTACACGCTCCAGGGCCACATGGAGTACAACTTCGGCACCCTGGACATCGGCACGTACTTCTTCCGCCCGGCGCGCATCAAGCACGGACACTTCACGACGATGGAGGGCGGCACGACCTGGCTGCTGCGCTCCGACGGCGAGCTGCAGAACTGGTACACCCAGAACGAGTGGCTGCGCTGGGGCGGCGAGGCCGTCAACTACGGCCCCGAGGGTGGCCGGATGCGCTGGTCGCAGTCCACGCACGACCTCGGCTCCGGCCCCACCTCGCGCAGCGAGAAGGACATCGCCGACCTCACCGCCGCGTGGCAGTACCAGCGCGACCAGGGCGAGCCCGACGAGAAGTACGTGCAGCACGGTCAGGGGCGGGACAAGAGCGTGATCGCGATCCTCAAGGCGCTGGACGCCGCCCGCCTGCAGGGCGGCCACGGCGACGACGACGGTCACTCGCACGACCACGATCACGACCACGGGGACGGCCACGGGCACGACCATGAGCACGGTCACGACGCGCTCGACTGGGGCGCCGACCCGGCCTCCCTGGAGCACGCCGACGAGCGCACCGACGAGGGCGCGCACAACTGGGCGCACGGCCGTCCCTGGAAGCAGGGCGACCCGATCCCGGCGCCGGTCCTGTCCACCCTCCCCGTGCGCAGCCGGTCCCGCGGCCGGTGGG containing:
- a CDS encoding class I adenylate-forming enzyme family protein — its product is MTVHRGGAPLSIAGGVREFARATPRATAVIDGDRALTYAALHERSNRLACALLARGLTAGQRVAVLLGNRLEYPEIAAGLAKAGLVMVPLNPRLTPGEARFILEHSGARAIVLDDALAPVAGDATEEMGLTALSIDGAGTGVPYEEALAAARAVDPAARIDELDPFCITYTSGTTGRPKGVLISHRSRSLTFYCSALEWGLGTGRVSAAVAPMYHGAGFAFGYAPVHTGGTVTMLRKWDPEALLRLVERDRVRSAFLVPTHAQMLRALEGKALTAHDLSSLDTLYFNAAALPWPLKRWVMETFPACGVHELYGSTEAGIVTDLRPADQHRKPGSVGHAWYMTELRVLNADGEPAEPGEPGELFSRSPFLMNGYHDDPAATAECTTDDGFLTCGDIVVLDDEGYVHIVDRKKDMIISGGVNVYPREVEDVLHAHEAVAEAAVVGVPSDTWGEEVMAYVVLRGGASPGGDAIDRLEAHCRGGLAGYKVPKRWEVVAALPRNAAGKVLKRDLKPLRGGA
- a CDS encoding DUF4437 domain-containing protein codes for the protein MRPHVELIQEDDYVWHGAELVNGEGRASERRLSVDEEDGSSSLRIDFHTDWGRGPGIHHADTEYYVVDGSMTYGGRTIGKGGYVYAPKGVPTDAITFAEGTRILHYREYGDAGFDPVDSLAHPRWDGAREDVIVIDSEAMRWDAVPNPGPMPGLFIKYLHVDPVTGFYTRLVHSQEGWADHRLAHHPCYEEAYTLQGHMEYNFGTLDIGTYFFRPARIKHGHFTTMEGGTTWLLRSDGELQNWYTQNEWLRWGGEAVNYGPEGGRMRWSQSTHDLGSGPTSRSEKDIADLTAAWQYQRDQGEPDEKYVQHGQGRDKSVIAILKALDAARLQGGHGDDDGHSHDHDHDHGDGHGHDHEHGHDALDWGADPASLEHADERTDEGAHNWAHGRPWKQGDPIPAPVLSTLPVRSRSRGRWDGDGM